One part of the Streptomyces lienomycini genome encodes these proteins:
- a CDS encoding FAD-binding protein, producing the protein MSAPARQGWDEEFDFVVVGSGGGGMAAALTAADSGLSTVVVEKGAMYGGTTGISGGGIWIPNNPTLRAKGHDDSRESIRRYLDRLTEGRVPDARLDAYVDQGPAAMELLGKSRWMRFFWVKGYADYHPEYEGGRPLGRSVEALPFDTRKLGEDEKHQRPNSLKGPLGLWITAKDYRDLAMVKRTWRGRWASVVAAWRVSSNVVRRRHMATGGRALVARLRMALKDAGVPVWLRSPMTELVVDDAGKVTGVVVTRDGRTVRVGARRGVLLATGGFDHNPEMREKYLPEGGRDNHSAGAVENVGDGIAAGQALGAALDLMDDAWWMPSVHHPSGATIPLVSERCIPPSVIVSGDGRRFTNESSPYVNFVHDQLAGGHVPAWFVMDAKARARYPFAQVLPGLPFPKAFYDKGTVHRADSIEELAERIGVPRDTLAETVARFNGFARTGKDTDFGRGDSAYDRYYGDPTLTNPNLDEIDKAPYYAVRIEVGDLGTKGGLVCDEHSRVLREDGSAIAGLYATGNTSASVMGGEYAGPGATIGPSIVFGHIAARHAAAADRPGAATAQDTP; encoded by the coding sequence GTGAGCGCCCCCGCCCGGCAGGGCTGGGACGAGGAGTTCGACTTCGTCGTCGTCGGCAGCGGCGGGGGCGGCATGGCCGCCGCGCTGACCGCCGCCGACAGCGGACTGAGCACCGTCGTCGTCGAGAAGGGCGCGATGTACGGCGGCACCACCGGCATCTCCGGCGGCGGCATCTGGATCCCCAACAACCCCACCCTGCGCGCCAAGGGCCACGACGACAGCCGCGAGTCGATCCGCCGCTACCTGGACCGGCTCACCGAGGGCCGGGTGCCCGACGCCCGCCTCGACGCCTACGTCGACCAGGGGCCCGCCGCGATGGAGCTGCTCGGCAAGAGCCGCTGGATGCGGTTCTTCTGGGTCAAGGGGTACGCCGACTACCACCCCGAGTACGAGGGCGGACGCCCGCTCGGCCGGTCCGTGGAGGCGCTGCCGTTCGACACCCGCAAGCTCGGCGAGGACGAGAAGCACCAGCGGCCCAACAGCCTCAAGGGCCCCCTCGGCCTGTGGATCACCGCGAAGGACTACCGCGACCTCGCCATGGTCAAGCGGACCTGGCGCGGACGCTGGGCGTCGGTCGTGGCCGCCTGGCGGGTCTCCTCCAACGTCGTGCGCCGCCGCCACATGGCCACCGGCGGCCGCGCCCTCGTCGCCCGCCTGCGCATGGCCCTCAAGGACGCCGGGGTACCGGTGTGGCTGCGCAGCCCGATGACCGAACTCGTCGTCGACGACGCCGGCAAGGTCACCGGAGTCGTCGTCACCCGCGACGGCCGCACCGTGCGCGTCGGCGCCCGGCGTGGCGTCCTCCTCGCCACCGGCGGCTTCGACCACAACCCGGAGATGCGCGAGAAGTACCTCCCCGAGGGCGGCCGGGACAACCACAGCGCCGGAGCCGTCGAGAACGTCGGCGACGGCATCGCGGCCGGCCAGGCCCTCGGTGCCGCACTGGACCTCATGGACGACGCCTGGTGGATGCCGTCCGTGCACCACCCCTCCGGCGCCACCATCCCGCTCGTCTCCGAGCGCTGCATCCCGCCGTCGGTGATCGTCTCCGGCGACGGCAGGCGCTTCACCAACGAGTCGTCGCCGTACGTCAACTTCGTCCACGACCAGCTGGCCGGCGGACACGTCCCCGCCTGGTTCGTGATGGACGCCAAGGCCCGCGCCCGCTACCCCTTCGCCCAGGTGCTGCCCGGCCTGCCGTTCCCCAAGGCGTTCTACGACAAGGGCACCGTGCACCGCGCCGACAGCATCGAGGAGCTCGCCGAGCGGATCGGCGTCCCGCGCGACACGCTGGCCGAGACCGTGGCGCGCTTCAACGGCTTCGCCCGCACCGGCAAGGACACCGACTTCGGCCGCGGCGACAGCGCCTACGACCGCTACTACGGCGACCCCACCCTCACCAACCCCAACCTCGACGAGATCGACAAGGCCCCCTACTACGCGGTGCGCATCGAGGTCGGCGACCTCGGCACCAAGGGCGGCCTGGTCTGCGACGAGCACAGCCGGGTGCTGCGCGAGGACGGCTCGGCCATCGCCGGACTGTACGCCACCGGCAACACCTCGGCGTCGGTGATGGGAGGCGAGTACGCCGGTCCGGGCGCCACCATCGGCCCGTCCATCGTGTTCGGCCACATCGCCGCCCGGCACGCGGCCGCCGCCGACCGCCCCGGGGCCGCCACCGCCCAGGACACGCCGTGA
- a CDS encoding alpha/beta fold hydrolase, which yields MTELSHDSTLRELPTDQGVLRYHEAGDGPPLLLLHGSGPGVTGWRNYRHNLGTFAEHFRCLVLEFPGFGVSDPADGHPMATAASAVTRFLDGLGLQQVDIIGNSMGGIVGTRFALAHPERVRRLVTIGGIGRNVFSPAPGEGIKLLTEFTDAPSRERLVRWLHSMVYDPALVTEELIEERWAQATDPETLASARLMYGSEAFAARAAAAAASDEAPYWALLHRLKARTLLTWGRDDRVSPVDMALLPMRTIPDAELHVFPDCGHWVMIEQKAAWENAVLAFLTRKDAA from the coding sequence ATGACGGAGCTGAGCCACGACTCCACACTGCGCGAACTCCCCACAGATCAGGGTGTGCTGCGCTACCACGAGGCCGGAGACGGTCCGCCCCTGCTGCTGTTGCACGGTTCGGGCCCCGGCGTCACCGGCTGGCGCAACTACCGCCACAACCTGGGCACGTTCGCCGAGCACTTCCGCTGCCTCGTCCTGGAGTTCCCGGGGTTCGGGGTCAGTGACCCGGCCGACGGCCACCCCATGGCCACCGCGGCCTCGGCCGTCACCCGGTTCCTGGACGGCCTCGGCCTCCAGCAGGTCGACATCATCGGCAACTCCATGGGCGGCATCGTCGGCACCCGCTTCGCGCTGGCACACCCCGAGCGGGTGCGACGCCTGGTGACGATCGGCGGCATCGGCCGCAACGTGTTCAGCCCGGCGCCCGGCGAAGGCATCAAGCTGCTCACCGAGTTCACCGACGCGCCCTCCCGCGAGCGCCTGGTGCGGTGGCTGCACTCGATGGTGTACGACCCGGCGTTGGTGACCGAGGAACTGATCGAGGAGCGCTGGGCGCAGGCCACCGACCCGGAGACGCTCGCGAGCGCCCGCCTGATGTACGGCAGCGAGGCCTTCGCCGCCCGGGCCGCCGCCGCGGCCGCCTCCGACGAGGCACCGTACTGGGCGCTGCTGCACCGGCTGAAGGCCAGGACGCTGCTCACCTGGGGCCGCGACGACCGCGTCAGCCCCGTCGACATGGCGCTCCTGCCCATGCGCACCATCCCGGACGCCGAACTGCACGTCTTCCCCGACTGCGGGCACTGGGTGATGATCGAGCAGAAGGCCGCCTGGGAGAACGCGGTCCTCGCCTTCCTGACCCGCAAGGACGCGGCGTGA
- a CDS encoding flavin reductase family protein translates to MTAESLSPPEAAEETEPTPLRMRRVMGTFASGVTVVTGTGRDGAPVGFACQSFASVSLEPPLVLFCADHRGRAWPRIRESGRFTVNILGAQQTDLCGRFGSSKGRKFEGLSWESSRWGTPSLPGVLTRVHADVHDVHAAGDHDVVVGRVLALETVTEREPMLFFRGGFGVQSPAAAVTASDVWGWGDHWG, encoded by the coding sequence ATGACCGCAGAGTCCCTGTCCCCGCCCGAGGCCGCCGAGGAGACCGAGCCGACGCCCCTGCGGATGCGGCGCGTCATGGGCACCTTCGCGTCCGGCGTGACCGTCGTGACGGGGACGGGCCGGGACGGTGCCCCCGTGGGATTCGCCTGCCAGTCCTTCGCGTCCGTCTCCCTCGAACCGCCCCTGGTGCTGTTCTGCGCCGACCACCGCGGGCGTGCCTGGCCGAGGATCAGGGAGTCGGGCCGGTTCACCGTGAACATCCTCGGCGCGCAGCAGACGGATCTGTGCGGTCGGTTCGGGTCCAGCAAGGGCCGCAAGTTCGAGGGCCTGAGCTGGGAGTCGTCCCGCTGGGGCACTCCGTCGCTGCCCGGCGTACTGACGCGGGTGCACGCCGATGTGCACGACGTGCACGCGGCGGGCGACCACGACGTGGTGGTGGGCCGGGTCCTCGCCCTGGAGACGGTGACCGAACGGGAGCCGATGCTCTTCTTCCGCGGTGGCTTCGGTGTCCAGAGCCCGGCGGCCGCGGTCACGGCCTCCGACGTGTGGGGGTGGGGCGACCACTGGGGATGA
- a CDS encoding IclR family transcriptional regulator: MTAVDGLPTTHAPVRRELPPSMVERVTLIMDLFEGRTARLSLEEVARCTRLPRSTAHRILDQLVRLRWLEHTGLGYGLGRRALGFGGGDGAHSRIREAAAARLHQLQIRTGLVVHLAVLDGAEVYYLDKVGGRFAATVPSRVGGRAPAHSTALGKAMLAWLEPEDVEARAGESIGRLTQRTICDIGTLHQELDRIRRRHGLAFERGECFPDIACAAAAVRGPDGPVAAISLVGDAWSPLEKAAPLVVDAARQVSHELFPQRQAPVRTPRRPAPAPEETWSAQAMDRLLAAGQYGDWQ; this comes from the coding sequence ATGACGGCTGTCGATGGTCTTCCCACCACGCACGCGCCGGTCCGTCGCGAGTTGCCGCCGTCGATGGTCGAGCGGGTGACGCTCATCATGGACCTGTTCGAGGGCCGCACAGCCCGGCTGTCCCTGGAGGAAGTGGCGCGGTGCACCCGGCTGCCCCGGTCGACGGCGCACCGGATCCTCGACCAACTGGTGCGGCTGCGCTGGCTCGAACACACCGGCCTGGGCTACGGGCTGGGGCGCCGGGCCCTGGGCTTCGGCGGGGGAGACGGAGCGCACAGCAGGATCCGCGAGGCCGCCGCGGCCCGGCTGCACCAACTGCAGATCCGGACCGGGCTCGTCGTCCACCTGGCCGTCCTGGACGGGGCGGAGGTGTACTACCTCGACAAGGTCGGCGGCCGGTTCGCCGCCACCGTCCCCTCGCGCGTCGGCGGTCGGGCACCCGCCCATTCGACGGCGCTCGGCAAGGCCATGCTCGCCTGGCTCGAACCGGAGGACGTCGAGGCCCGGGCCGGCGAGTCCATCGGCCGGCTGACTCAGCGCACCATCTGCGACATCGGCACCCTGCACCAGGAACTCGACCGCATCCGGCGCCGTCACGGGCTCGCCTTCGAGCGCGGCGAGTGCTTCCCCGACATCGCCTGCGCCGCCGCGGCGGTCCGCGGCCCCGACGGCCCGGTCGCCGCGATCTCCCTGGTCGGGGACGCCTGGTCGCCCCTGGAGAAGGCCGCCCCGCTGGTGGTGGACGCCGCCCGGCAGGTGTCGCACGAGTTGTTCCCCCAGCGGCAGGCGCCGGTCAGGACGCCGCGCCGGCCCGCGCCCGCCCCGGAGGAGACGTGGTCCGCGCAGGCCATGGACCGGCTGCTCGCGGCGGGCCAGTACGGCGACTGGCAGTAG
- a CDS encoding FAD-dependent oxidoreductase codes for MTTHVTIVGAGLGGLTLARVLHVHGIPATVYEAESSPEARAQGGMLDIHDTNGQPALRAARLTEEFRALVLEGRQASRALAPDGTVLFEEGDDGTGGRPEVMRGELRRTLLDSLPTGTVRWGHKVSAVRALGGGRHEVAFADGTSHLTSLLVGADGAWSRVRPLLSDAVPEYVGMSFVETWLLDADTRHPATAKAVGDGSMFALAPGRAIQAHRESGGVLHAYVALRRPLEWFDGIGPADPAATARVAREFAGWAPELTALLTDADTAPVLRPLHTLPAAHRWERVPGVTLLGDAAHLMPPSGEGANLAMYDGAELGTALAAHPGQVEAALAAYERDLFPRSAAEAADAARLHALMFGDDAPHGLIKMFTGGE; via the coding sequence ATGACCACACACGTCACGATCGTCGGCGCCGGACTCGGCGGCCTCACGCTCGCCCGCGTCCTGCACGTCCACGGAATCCCGGCCACCGTCTACGAGGCCGAGTCCTCTCCCGAGGCGCGCGCACAGGGCGGGATGCTCGACATCCACGACACCAACGGGCAGCCCGCACTGCGGGCCGCCCGCCTGACCGAGGAGTTCCGCGCTCTCGTCCTGGAGGGCCGCCAGGCGTCACGGGCCCTCGCCCCGGACGGGACGGTCCTGTTCGAGGAGGGCGACGACGGCACGGGCGGCCGCCCGGAGGTGATGCGCGGCGAACTGCGGCGGACACTGCTCGACTCGCTCCCGACGGGCACCGTCCGCTGGGGACACAAGGTCAGCGCCGTCCGCGCCCTCGGCGGGGGCCGCCACGAGGTGGCCTTCGCCGACGGCACCTCCCACCTCACGAGCCTGCTGGTCGGCGCGGACGGCGCGTGGTCCCGGGTCCGGCCGCTGCTGTCCGACGCCGTACCCGAGTACGTCGGCATGTCGTTCGTCGAGACCTGGCTGCTCGACGCCGACACCAGGCATCCGGCCACGGCCAAGGCGGTCGGCGACGGGTCGATGTTCGCGCTCGCGCCGGGCAGGGCGATTCAGGCCCACCGGGAGAGCGGCGGGGTCCTCCACGCCTACGTGGCCCTGCGCAGGCCGCTGGAGTGGTTCGACGGCATCGGTCCCGCCGACCCGGCGGCCACCGCCCGGGTGGCTCGGGAGTTCGCCGGCTGGGCGCCGGAACTGACCGCGCTGCTCACCGACGCCGACACCGCCCCGGTCCTGCGCCCCCTGCACACCCTCCCCGCCGCGCACCGGTGGGAGCGGGTGCCGGGGGTGACCCTGCTCGGCGACGCCGCCCACCTCATGCCCCCGTCCGGCGAGGGCGCCAACCTGGCCATGTACGACGGCGCGGAACTCGGCACGGCACTCGCCGCGCACCCCGGCCAGGTGGAGGCGGCGCTCGCCGCGTACGAGCGGGACCTGTTCCCGCGCAGCGCGGCGGAGGCCGCCGACGCGGCCCGACTCCACGCGCTGATGTTCGGCGACGACGCGCCGCACGGTCTGATCAAGATGTTCACCGGCGGGGAGTAG
- a CDS encoding TetR/AcrR family transcriptional regulator, whose translation MASRSRRPERRQEPLSRERIVGVAVELLDTVGERGLTFRALAERLATGPGAIYWHITGKAELLAAATDAVVAAAVSAGPAGPTGSGGSAGPTGAGPSPQDAIRAVALNLFDATEAHPWLATQLATQLSRTPWGTVAPRIFESLGRQVRAMDVPEAHWFTASSALMHYILGAAGQNAVNAEGTDTPGSEVDRDEFLDTVSTAWEGLDPDDYPFTRAVADQVRGHDDREQFLDGIALVLAGITALHSPGR comes from the coding sequence ATGGCATCCAGGTCGCGCCGTCCGGAACGGCGGCAGGAACCCCTCTCGCGGGAGCGGATCGTCGGGGTCGCCGTCGAACTCCTCGACACGGTCGGAGAGCGCGGCCTCACCTTCCGCGCCCTGGCCGAGCGCCTCGCGACCGGCCCCGGGGCGATCTACTGGCACATCACGGGGAAGGCCGAACTGCTCGCCGCCGCCACGGACGCCGTCGTCGCCGCCGCCGTGAGCGCCGGTCCGGCCGGACCAACCGGGTCCGGCGGGTCCGCCGGGCCGACCGGGGCGGGGCCCTCGCCGCAGGACGCGATCCGCGCCGTCGCGCTCAACCTGTTCGACGCGACCGAGGCGCACCCGTGGCTGGCCACGCAGCTCGCGACGCAGCTCTCCCGCACCCCCTGGGGGACGGTGGCGCCGCGCATCTTCGAGAGCCTCGGCCGGCAGGTCCGGGCGATGGACGTGCCGGAGGCCCACTGGTTCACGGCGTCCTCGGCGCTGATGCACTACATCCTCGGCGCCGCGGGCCAGAACGCCGTGAATGCCGAGGGCACGGACACCCCGGGGTCCGAGGTGGACCGGGACGAGTTCCTGGACACCGTGTCGACGGCGTGGGAAGGGCTCGATCCCGACGACTACCCGTTCACCCGGGCCGTCGCGGACCAGGTGCGCGGCCATGACGACCGCGAGCAGTTCCTCGACGGGATCGCCCTCGTCCTGGCCGGCATCACGGCGCTCCACTCTCCCGGCCGGTAG
- a CDS encoding beta-ketoacyl-[acyl-carrier-protein] synthase family protein, which yields MAAYLCPPAVIHGEHSVETRDIVAEVHGRHPNAPWAPRIDGIAASTGIETRGWMLPLETAVAPGAGGGLRSTGRGPAREALSREGFTEQEVDRAVAALEAVPAPQTVQERTAPAWEAVQSYGERAARGALQIAGLDVADVDCLITSNSTTPALPGLDVALANRLPLRGDAMLLPAAQWACVAGTRSLALAADLVAADPDRVVLVVISEALSTTYQPADDTLESLIVRLLFADTAVAAVVTGRPRPESVLRLDAAWHHTLPDTRDLHRLETREDGTHFVMDRRGPRAVQDTVTAMWEWLRVRYQDDPGSWHPDLLLAHPGGTRVLEYMEQTMPREWPSGLLEYSRDSYTSGNRGGAAVFDILRRAHDAGQKAGSRAVLYAAAPGLTATALEGEWL from the coding sequence GTGGCCGCATACCTGTGCCCTCCCGCCGTCATACACGGCGAGCACTCCGTGGAGACCCGAGACATCGTGGCGGAAGTGCACGGCCGGCACCCGAACGCCCCGTGGGCGCCGCGGATCGACGGCATCGCGGCCAGTACGGGCATCGAGACCCGCGGCTGGATGCTCCCCCTGGAGACCGCCGTCGCGCCCGGCGCCGGGGGCGGACTGCGGTCCACCGGACGGGGGCCCGCCCGGGAGGCGCTGAGCCGCGAGGGGTTCACCGAGCAGGAAGTGGACCGCGCCGTCGCCGCCCTGGAGGCGGTGCCCGCGCCGCAGACCGTCCAGGAGCGCACCGCGCCGGCCTGGGAGGCCGTGCAGTCGTACGGGGAGCGTGCGGCACGCGGTGCCCTGCAGATCGCCGGGCTGGACGTCGCGGACGTCGACTGCCTGATCACCAGCAACTCCACCACCCCGGCGCTGCCCGGCCTGGACGTCGCCCTGGCCAACCGGCTCCCGCTGCGCGGCGACGCCATGCTGCTGCCGGCCGCGCAGTGGGCCTGCGTGGCCGGGACCCGTTCCCTGGCGCTGGCGGCGGACCTCGTCGCGGCGGATCCCGACCGGGTGGTCCTGGTCGTGATCTCCGAGGCGCTCAGCACGACCTACCAGCCCGCGGACGACACCCTGGAGTCCCTGATCGTCAGGCTGCTGTTCGCGGACACCGCGGTCGCGGCCGTGGTCACGGGCCGCCCGAGGCCGGAGTCGGTGCTGCGACTGGACGCCGCCTGGCACCACACGCTGCCGGACACGCGGGACCTGCACCGTCTGGAGACGCGGGAGGACGGCACCCACTTCGTGATGGACCGGCGCGGGCCGCGCGCCGTACAGGACACGGTCACCGCGATGTGGGAGTGGCTCCGCGTCCGCTACCAGGACGACCCCGGCTCCTGGCACCCGGACCTCCTGCTCGCGCACCCCGGCGGCACCCGGGTGCTGGAGTACATGGAGCAGACGATGCCGCGGGAGTGGCCGTCGGGGCTGCTGGAGTACAGCCGGGACAGCTACACCAGCGGCAACCGCGGGGGCGCCGCCGTGTTCGACATCCTGCGCCGGGCGCACGACGCCGGGCAGAAGGCGGGCAGCCGTGCCGTCCTGTACGCGGCGGCCCCCGGTCTGACGGCCACCGCGCTGGAAGGCGAGTGGCTGTAG